The sequence CAGCCAGGGGCCGACGGTGGCGTTCACCGTCGCCGCCGCCGCGCCGAAGAAGAAGTTCCCGTGGTGGATCGTGGCGGCCGCGGCCGCCGCGGTCCTCGTGATCGCGGTCGTCGCCTTCTTCCTCACGAGGGACGACGACGAGCCCGAGGTCGCCGACCCGGTCACCATGCCCGACCTGATCGGCCTCCCGCAGTCCCAGGCCGTCAGCCAGCTCCAGGCGCTCGGCGTGACGGTCGCCTCGATCAGCCCGGTCGACCCGGCCGTGGTGCCCGGGCCCGACGACTGCATCGCCCTCCAGGCACCGTTCCCCGGCCAGCCGGCGACCGACGAGGGGGCCGCGCTGGCCACGGCCCCCTGCCCGGCGCCGGGGACGCCGACGGTGACGTTCGACCCCGGCATCAGCATCTGCGACATCCAGCCGGTCATCTGCGACTTCGCCGCCACGGACCTGACGATCCCGGTCGAGGTGCTCGAGGACCAGTTCGACGAGCAGTTCGACGACTTCTCCGGGCCGTGACGGCGGTGGCGTGAACGTCAAGGTCCTCGTGGCCGTCGTGGTGGCGGCGGTGGTGCTGTTCGGCGCCGCCGTCGCCATCGGCGCGCGTGGGGACGGGAGGGTCGAGCCCGACCCCGACGGCCTGCTCGGCGACGTGCGGGACCTGCTCGGCGGCGACCGCCGGCTGGAGCGGGAGGACGTGTCGTCGGCCTGCTTCGACGGCGTCAACTTCCGGGCCCAGGGCGGGTTCGCGTGCGCCATCGACGTGCCGGGCGACGTGCGCATCGTCGACCTGCGGGTGGTGGCGGGGACGGTGGACGAGGCGAAGGTCGTGCAGGAGGGCGCCCTCGACCAGACCGAGGGTCCGTTCGCGGCAGGCGAGGACATCGCCCTCGACCTGTTCGGCGAGGGCGGCACGGTGACGCTGACCTGCCTGTCCGGCTGCCTGGTCACGATCCCGTAGCGCGCCGAGCGGGGCGGGCCGGGGCGGGCCGGGGCGGATCGATCGCCCGACGGTCGGTCGAGGGACGGCGGGCGCGGGCGCGCGCGGCACCTCGATCGGCCGGATCACGAGGCGCCGACGGCAAGGACCACGGTGACGCTGCCGATGCGGACCGGTCGGTGCTGGCCGTGCGAGGCCGCGGGTGCGCCGGCTCGCAGGCGCAGGCCGGTCGCGCCGACGAGGGTGCGCGCCGGCTCCTGGCCGGTGCCGGCCCGTGCGGACCGGGGCGTGCGCCGGCTCTCGTCGCAGGCGGGTCGCGCCGACCGGCGGGGCGCGTCGGCTCGTCGTCAGCGGACGGTGGTCCGGGCGCGGCCGGTGTCGGGCGAGCGATCAGCTCGTCGGGGCGGGTGTCGTCGTCGTGGTGCCGGCGGTGGGCTCCCTGGTGCCGGCGCTGCCGCCCCGGGAAAGGCGGAGCACCTTGACGATCGACACGATGGCCCCGATCAGCAGCACGATCGCCCAGACGATGGCGACTACCGCGACCACGATGGCGGCGACGGCGTCGGTGATGCTGACGAGGAAGAGCGGCACCAGCCCGTGCAGGAAGCTGACGACCAGGTTCAGCACCAACGAGGTGACGACGAGCAGGACCAGGCCCTTGTTCTGCGCGAAGCGCTGGTGGGCGAGCAGCAGGCACACGGTGAAGGCCAGCTTCAGCAGGAGCAGCAGGCCGAGCGCGAGCGTCGCCCCGCCGCGGTCGAAGAAGCCGAAGATGGCGAGGTAGGTCAAGGTCCCGAAGGGCACCGACAGGAACAGCGACACCATCAGCAGCAGCGCCAGGACGGCGACGATCAGCAGCACGATGCCGAGCACGGCCACGAGGAACGACACGATCAAGGTGACGATCCCCTGCACCCGGCCGTGGACCCGTTCGGGGACGATCAGCGACAGCCCGATGAGGACGACGACGAACAGCAGCAGGCCGTCGACCAGCGCGAGGTAGGGGATGCCGAGGCCGGGCGGGTCCTCGTCCTCGTCGAGCTCCCGCATCTGCTCGAGCAGCTCGAGCTGCTCGTCGGGGTCGGTGACCGGCGGGTCGAGGTCCTCCTCCATGACGCGGACGAGCTCGGCGGTGTCGGCCGCCTTGGCCCGCAGCACGCCGCCGGTGCCGAGCTCGACGCACACGACGAGCGCGACGAGGACGATGGCGACGACGAAGAGCGGGCGGCGCAGCTCGTCCACCGGGGTGCCCGCCTAGAAGGGTCCAGCGGCGCGGTCGGACGGGCGGGGCGCGTCGTCGAACAGGAGCCACCCGACGTTGACCCCGAGGAACACGAGCAGGGTCAGCAGGCCGGCCTCGAGGCGGAGCGGGTCGACGCCGAGGGCGTCGCCCAGCACGTCGCTCGGGACCAGCGCCACGACGGCGACGACCGCGTAGACGACGGCCGCCGCCGTGTTGGCCGCGCTGAGGAGGCCGGAGCGGCCCACCCGGGGGTCGTCGGCGGCGCGCAGGAGGAGCATGCCGACGACGCCCAGGCCGGCGGCGACCGCAAAGGTGACGTGCCAGACGACGGGCTCGTCCGGGGCGACGAGGGTGAACACGCTCATCACGGCGGGGAGCGCGAACTGGAGGAACACGCCGTAGGCCATCCGGCGGTGGGCCGGGCTCGGCGCCCAACGGTCGTAGCGGGCGCCGGCGACGGCCATCCACAGGCCGAGGAGCGTGAAGCTCACCTGACCGAAGGTCTGGTAGAAGGTCTCGACCACGTGCGCTCCGTGCGGCCGCGTCAGGCGAAGGCGTCGTCGCCGTAGTCGGCGACGAGCCGGTCGGGGTCGGCGAACACGTCCTCGAGGCCGCCCCGCCGCAGCCGCCAGGCGACCGGCGCACCCACCTCGACCCCCGCCGAGTCGGCGAGCTCGACGGGCAGCTGGACGGTCACCGTCTGGCCCTCGGTGCCCTCGAGGAGGTTGGCGACCCCGGCCACGGGCTCGACCCGGTCGACGGCCACGTCGACGGCGACGAACCCCTCCCGCTCGCTCGGCGCCACCCGGGCGACCGTGCCGGCCACGTCCGCCCAGTTCTCGGCCATGCTCACCATCGCGGCCTCCCGCTCCCGGGTCGCCCGAGCGCCGGCCATCCGACCGTGCGGCCGCTCACGTGGCCGTGGCGGCCAGCAGGGCCGCCCACGTCGCCCGCCCCGCGACCCCGTCGACCACCAGCCCGTTCGCCTTCTGGAAGGCCCGCACGGCCTTCACGGTGTTGGTGCCGAACACGCCGTCGACCGTGCCGGCGTCGAACCCGGCCTGGCCCAGCAGGCGCTGGAGCTTCTCGACGGCCGGGCCCCGCGACCCCTTGCGCACCGTCGGCTCGGTGACCGCCGGAAGCGTCGGGCAGGTGACGGCCATGGACGTGGAGATCGACGCCGCGGACGCCCCGATGTCGGTCACGGCCACGCAGGTGGCCAGGCCGGCGTAGGAGCGGGAGCTCGGCGACGAGGTCGTCGTGAACGCGGTGATGCCGCCGCTGCCGGGGAACGGGTCGCCGTCGTCACCCTGGTTGGCGCCCCGCTCGAGGTCCCGTCGGTCGTCGGCCTGGACGAGCGCGACCCGGTAGTGGCTCTCGTCGGCGTTGCCCTCGATCGAGTCGTCCACGTGCCAGATGAGCAGGCCGTCCGACGGCAGCTCGCGGTCGTAGCCGGTGCGCTGGCGGTTCTCGACGAGGAAGTACTCCTGGCCGTCGGCGCCGTCCTTCCAGAGCCGGTGGACCGTCCGGGACGACTGCACGGCGTCGACGTCGACCTTCTCGTTGGCGGTGTGGTTCACGACCGTGACCCAGTCCTGGCTCACCTTGCACCAGGCCGACGGGTGGGCGGGGACGTCGCCACTGCCGTTCCAGCTGCCGTCGCCCATGAGGCACCAGCTGCCCACCCCGTTCGAGGAGTAGTCGATGTCGTACAGGTCCGGCCAGCCGAACAGCAGGTGGCCGAGCTCGTGGCAGCAGACGCCGATGCCGCAGTCCTCCGGGACGGTCAGGTAGGCGTAGATCTTGGCTCCGTCGACCGGGAGCTCGCCGCTGGCCAAGACCCACTTGTGCGACCAGATGTCGTCGTTGCTGGCGGTCGACTCGGCGCCCTGCCCGGCGTGGACGACGATGAACGCGTCGACGAAGCCGTTGCCGTCGTTGTCGTACGGGGCGAAGTCGACGTCCGCGTCGGCGGCCGACGCCGCGTCCTCTGCCATCGTCCTCGCGTTCGGCGCCGCCCCGCCCGTGCCCGCCGCCCCGTTGGCGTACTCGCTCACCGGCCGGGGCAGCCGGTAGGGCCCGGCGACCTCGCCCTCGATCGACAGCAGCCCGCCGCTCACCTCGCGGAAGTAGTCGTTCACGCTGCCGTTCGGGCGCGTGCCGGTGGAGAAGAACAGCTCCTCGTAGTGCGCCTTGTCGTTCGCCATCGGCGCGTCGTCGAAGTCCACGAGCACCACGATGACCTTCACCGCGTCCCGCAGGGGCGCCCGGTCGGCCGCCTGGCGGCGGGCCAGCGCCAGTGGGGTGCCGGCGGGCAGGTGCGTGCCCGGATAGATGAGGCCGTCGTTCAGGCCCGGCGAGATCGGGCCCCTGACGGTGAGCATCTGCGGGCCCACGCCGGCCGCGCCGGCGGCGGTGCGGAGGGTCCCCAGGGTCGCCCGGAGGCGTTCGCGCAGCTCCGGGCTCGGCGCCACGAAGCAGGGCGCGTCGAGGTCGTGCCCGTGTGTCATCGGTCGTTCCCCTCTCCCTCGGCCGTCGCGGCCGAGCCCACGGCGTCGTCCGCCGTGCGTCCATCGTTCGCGCCACGTGGGTCGGCGGCGCAACAGCGCAGGAGTCACGTATCACGGCGCCGCGATCCCTCTCCGGCCCGCCCGCCGCCGGCGACCCGCTCCCACCACCCGCCCGTCGACGCGACCCACCCGGCGGCGGTGAGGCGCTCGAGGGCGACGGCGGCCGTGGCGAGGTCGACGCCGGCCGCGGTCGCCACCTCGTCGGTCGTCGCCGGCTGCCAGCCGAGTGCGTCGAGGACGGTCGCGTCGGAGGCCGACGGTGGTGGCCGGGACTCGTCCCGGGCCCGCCGGCCGCCCGGCTCCATCCCGAGCAGGGCGAGGACGTCGCCGGCGTCCCTGGCCACGTGGGCGCCCGACGCGAGGAGGTCGTTGGTGCCGGCCGACGCCGGGCTGACGACGGGGCCGGGCACGGCCATGACGGGCCGGTCGCGGGCGACCGCCTCGTTGACGGTCAGCATCGACCCGCCCGCGGCGTGGGACTCGACGACGACGACCACGTCGGCCAGCGCGGCGAGGAGGCGGTTGCGCGCGGGGAAGCGCCACGGCTCGGGCCGCGCCCCGGGCGGCGCCTCGCTCAGCAGGAGACCGGCGCGGGCGACGTCGTCCCACAGGCCGGCGTGCCGGCGGGGGTAGACGACGTCGAGGCCGCTGCCGACCACGCCGATCGGCGGCGCCGACCCGGCGGCCAGTGCGCCGGCGTGGGCGGCCCCGTCGATGCCGAGCGCCAGCCCGGACACCACCCGGACGCCCGCGTCGGCGAGGTCGCGCGCGAGCCGGGCGGCGACGTCCCGTCCGTACCGCGAGCAGCGCCGGGTGCCGACGACGGCGACGCGCGGCCCGTCCACCGCGGCGGGGTCGCCCCGGATGAACACGACCGCCGGCGGCACCGGGTCGGCGGCCAGCACCGCCGGGTAGCTGGCCGACCCGAGGAGGCTGACACCGATGCCGGCGGCCCGGCACCGGTCCCACAGCTCGGAGGGAGCGAGCCGGGTCGCGGCGGCGCGCCACGACGCGGCGAGGGCCGCGTCCGCGCTCCCCCGGCCGGCGAGGACCTGCGCCCAGGCCGCGGCGGGGGCGAGGCGGCGCAGGAGGGCGAGCAGACGGCTCGGCCCCATAGCCGGCAGGGCGGCGAGCGCGACCGCATAGGCCTCGGTGGGGAGCCCGGCCGCCGGGGCCGGCATGCCGTCGACCGACTTCATGCCACGACCGCCTCGGCGTGGTCGCCGACCTCGGCCCGCAGGGCGAGCGCGAGGCAGACGTGGTCCTCGGCGAGCGGCGGCTCGTCGCCTCTGAGGTCGGCGAGGGTGAGCGCCACCCGCCGCACCCGTTGGAGCCCCCGTGCGCTCAGTCGGCCGGTGACGAGTGCCCGCTCGAGGGCCTCCGACGCCGCCGACGACAGCGGGGCGAGATCGTCGAGGACGCGGGCCGGCAGTTCGCCGTTCGACCGGCACCCCCGGGCACGAGCCTTCCGGCGGGCGGCGGCCACCCGCTCGGCCACGGTCGCCGACGACTCGCCGGTGGTGCCGCCGAGGAGGTGCGAGACGTCGGGCCGGGTGATCTCGACGCGGAGGTCGAACCGGTCGAGCAACGGGCCGGAGAGGCGGCGCTGGTAGCGGGCGCGGGCGGCGTCGGTGCACCGGCACGAGCCGGGAGGCCCGCCCTGGCCGCACGGGCACGGGTTCATCGCCGCCACCAGCAGGAAGCGGGCCGGGTAGGTCACGCTGGCCTTTGCCCGGTGGACCCGCATGACGCCGTCCTCCAACGGCTGGCGGAGCGCGTCGAGGACGCTGGCCGGGAACTCGCCCAGCTCGTCCATGAAGAGCACGCCGCAGTGGGCCGCGCTCGCCTCCCCGGGTCGGAGCCAACCGGCGCCCCCGCCGACCAGCGAGACCATCGACGACGAGTGGTGGGGCTGGCGCAGGGGTGGTCGCCGGATCAGCCCGCCGGCCGGGAGCGGGAGGCCGGCGGCCGAGTGGACGCGGGTCACCTCCAGGGCCTCGTCGCGGTCGAGCGGCGGGAGGAGGCCGGGCAGGCGGCGGGCGAGCATGGTCTTCCCGGACCCCGGCGGCCCGACCATCAGCAGGTGATGGCCGCCGGCGGCGGCGACCTCGACGGCGAGGCGGCCGAGCGCGTGCCCGCGCACGTCGGCAAGGTCGGGCGGGGGGCGTTCGTCGACGGCCGGCGGCGGGTCGGCCGGCTCGGGCCATGGCACGTCGCCGGTGAGCGCGCCGACCAGCTCGGCGAGGGTGCGGACGGCCCGGACGTGGTGACGGCCGACGAGGCGGGCCTCGGCCTCGCACGCCGCCGGGACGACGGCGACGCGGCCGGGGAGGGCGTCGACCAGGGGGACCACGCCGGGGACGGGCCGGAGCTCGCCGTCGAGGCCGAGCTCACCGAGGAACGAGCAGCCGTCGACCGCTTCGACCGGCAGGTGGCCGGAGGCGACGAGGAGGCCGATGGCGATCGGCAGGTCGAGGCCGGCGCCGCCCTTCCGGAGGCCGGACGGGGCGAGGTTGACCGTCACCCGCCGGGTCGGCCAGGGCAGGCCGGACGAGATCAGGGCGGCGCGCACCCG is a genomic window of Acidimicrobiales bacterium containing:
- a CDS encoding PASTA domain-containing protein: SQGPTVAFTVAAAAPKKKFPWWIVAAAAAAVLVIAVVAFFLTRDDDEPEVADPVTMPDLIGLPQSQAVSQLQALGVTVASISPVDPAVVPGPDDCIALQAPFPGQPATDEGAALATAPCPAPGTPTVTFDPGISICDIQPVICDFAATDLTIPVEVLEDQFDEQFDDFSGP
- a CDS encoding M6 family metalloprotease domain-containing protein, which translates into the protein MTHGHDLDAPCFVAPSPELRERLRATLGTLRTAAGAAGVGPQMLTVRGPISPGLNDGLIYPGTHLPAGTPLALARRQAADRAPLRDAVKVIVVLVDFDDAPMANDKAHYEELFFSTGTRPNGSVNDYFREVSGGLLSIEGEVAGPYRLPRPVSEYANGAAGTGGAAPNARTMAEDAASAADADVDFAPYDNDGNGFVDAFIVVHAGQGAESTASNDDIWSHKWVLASGELPVDGAKIYAYLTVPEDCGIGVCCHELGHLLFGWPDLYDIDYSSNGVGSWCLMGDGSWNGSGDVPAHPSAWCKVSQDWVTVVNHTANEKVDVDAVQSSRTVHRLWKDGADGQEYFLVENRQRTGYDRELPSDGLLIWHVDDSIEGNADESHYRVALVQADDRRDLERGANQGDDGDPFPGSGGITAFTTTSSPSSRSYAGLATCVAVTDIGASAASISTSMAVTCPTLPAVTEPTVRKGSRGPAVEKLQRLLGQAGFDAGTVDGVFGTNTVKAVRAFQKANGLVVDGVAGRATWAALLAATAT
- a CDS encoding DNA-processing protein DprA; translated protein: MKSVDGMPAPAAGLPTEAYAVALAALPAMGPSRLLALLRRLAPAAAWAQVLAGRGSADAALAASWRAAATRLAPSELWDRCRAAGIGVSLLGSASYPAVLAADPVPPAVVFIRGDPAAVDGPRVAVVGTRRCSRYGRDVAARLARDLADAGVRVVSGLALGIDGAAHAGALAAGSAPPIGVVGSGLDVVYPRRHAGLWDDVARAGLLLSEAPPGARPEPWRFPARNRLLAALADVVVVVESHAAGGSMLTVNEAVARDRPVMAVPGPVVSPASAGTNDLLASGAHVARDAGDVLALLGMEPGGRRARDESRPPPSASDATVLDALGWQPATTDEVATAAGVDLATAAVALERLTAAGWVASTGGWWERVAGGGRAGEGSRRRDT
- a CDS encoding YifB family Mg chelatase-like AAA ATPase, giving the protein MLATIPSATLLGVDGHAVLVEVHVSAGLPGFTVVGLPDTSCRESRDRVRAALISSGLPWPTRRVTVNLAPSGLRKGGAGLDLPIAIGLLVASGHLPVEAVDGCSFLGELGLDGELRPVPGVVPLVDALPGRVAVVPAACEAEARLVGRHHVRAVRTLAELVGALTGDVPWPEPADPPPAVDERPPPDLADVRGHALGRLAVEVAAAGGHHLLMVGPPGSGKTMLARRLPGLLPPLDRDEALEVTRVHSAAGLPLPAGGLIRRPPLRQPHHSSSMVSLVGGGAGWLRPGEASAAHCGVLFMDELGEFPASVLDALRQPLEDGVMRVHRAKASVTYPARFLLVAAMNPCPCGQGGPPGSCRCTDAARARYQRRLSGPLLDRFDLRVEITRPDVSHLLGGTTGESSATVAERVAAARRKARARGCRSNGELPARVLDDLAPLSSAASEALERALVTGRLSARGLQRVRRVALTLADLRGDEPPLAEDHVCLALALRAEVGDHAEAVVA